A DNA window from Hordeum vulgare subsp. vulgare chromosome 1H, MorexV3_pseudomolecules_assembly, whole genome shotgun sequence contains the following coding sequences:
- the LOC123448883 gene encoding 50S ribosomal protein L20-like translates to MNKGKIFKLAKGFRGRAKNCIRIARERVEKALQYSYRDRRNKKRDMRSLWIERINAGTRLHGVNYGNFMHGLMKENVQLNRKVLSELSMHEPYSFKALVDVSRTAFPGNRPAAKKEGLASIL, encoded by the exons ATGAACAAGGGGAAGATTTTTAAGTTAGCCAAGGGATTCCGAGGAAGGGCTAAAAACTGCATAAGAATTGCCAGGGAGCGTGTAGAAAAAGCATTGCAATATTCTTACAGGGATCGGCGCAACAAGAAAAGGGACATGCGATCTCTCTGGATCGAGCGCATCAATGCTGGTACACGACTCCATGGG GTGAACTATGGCAACTTCATGCATGGACTGATGAAGGAGAATGTCCAACTCAACAGGAAGGTACTCTCGGAGCTGTCGATGCATGAACCGTACAGCTTCAAGGCCCTCGTTGATGTATCCCGCACTGCGTTCCCTGGGAACAGGCCGGCTGCCAAGAAGGAAGGACTAGCAAGCATTCTATAG
- the LOC123448875 gene encoding uncharacterized protein LOC123448875 yields MEFHFRAGDERCPSTGTAATSANSETAATRVHDGPVGGDGAGYHGESSAPPPSDPDELRRREAKEMIRERMLREDAEAAKAMALEAEVRREVMEERASLLAGLAGGSETLKTAPICHESSVQAGSKLDASAAVPAKRKNPDAVVASAVFAATSSKKQKPDLTCTVCNMTATSALALQEHLRGKSHLKKAAKHLQPLPGTGHPEEDAFSLKVDGSAALPAKGKNPGGGVTSMAFVEKSCDNLSLNCTVCGITATCQKNMQDHLKGKIHMRKTALHKPDGVCSKPNASGALLPAKRKSSDVVPAASTLSAEPSSKNQKQDLTCTVNQMKMVPSPAPGEAEEEAEVEGGYTPMKFKMVTNSGISCEVVQLNGSVFCEVCKVKTPDRVTMMCHLEGSKHISKQAKQKQCEAVEPPAAVAAGGYGPGSEVVPMETNGVDGSSLLCELCNVKVPSERVMQSHLSGRKHTNKAKAAAVGVGAYGNGSGSETVSMEANGVRRLDDGFLLCELCNVKAPSECVMRDHLSGRKHTNKQKATADAGAGQEVKKAAAAATSSSKEAASIVNSSKGATSIDVNGSDDNVKKPAAGEMEVVVSSAKPRVDGAARVSSVAPMEVNEQAEAGDGTAKADEQEKADSEEEGAVEMDGGAAVTIGSSSKEAASIVVNGSDDSVKKPATGETEVVASSATPQVDVTAPVCAPDAGDGTAKADEQEKADAEEEEAVEMDGGAAVTGEEYIIQVQGKLFVTLRQADGSLSCGLCGVHGCDKGGMMDHLYTRDHWRRARLAEEKKPGCPPLCGTVPEEEPASNEVKKDGDGVPVTGGEAHVDN; encoded by the exons ATGGAGTTCCACTTCCGCGCCGGCGACGAGCGCTGTCCGTCGACGGGGACCGCGGCCACGTCGGCCAACTCCGAGACCGCTG CCACGCGTGTGCACGACGGTCCCGTCGGCGGCGACGGCGCGGGGTACCACGGGGAGAGCTCGGCGCCGCCGCCGTCCGATCCGGACGAGCTGCGCCGCCGTGAGGCCAAGGAGATGATAAGGGAGCGGATGCTGCGGGAGGACGCGGAGGCGGCCAAGGCCATGGCGCTCGAGGCCGAGGTCCGCCGTGAGGTCATGGAGGAGCGCGCCAGTTTGCTCGCGGGGCTGGCCGGCGGGTCGGAAACGCTCAAGACGGCGCCGATCTGTCACGAG TCGTCTGTGCAGGCCGGATCGAAACTAGACGCATCTGCGGCCGTGCCAGCCAAGCGGAAAAACCCTGATGCTGTTGTTGCATCCGCTGTTTTTGCGGCCACAAGCAGCAAGAAGCAGAAGCCCGACCTGACATGCACGGTGTGCAACATGACGGCAACCAGTGCTCTTGCCCTGCAAGAGCACCTCAGAGGGAAGAGCCACCTGAAGAAGGCCGCTAAACACCTGCAACCATTACCTGGAACAGGCCACCCAGAGGAGGATGCG TTCAGCTTGAAGGTAGATGGGTCGGCAGCCTTACCGGCCAAGGGGAAAAACCCTGGTGGCGGTGTCACATCGATGGCTTTCGTTGAAAAAAGTTGTGACAACTTGAGTTTGAACTGCACGGTCTGCGGCATCACAGCAACCTGCCAGAAGAACATGCAAGATCACCTCAAAGGAAAAATTCATATGAGGAAGACTGCATTGCATAAGCCGGATGGG GTCTGCTCGAAACCAAATGCATCAGGAGCCTTGCTACCAGCCAAGCGGAAGAGCTCCGATGTTGTCCCTGCCGCATCCACTCTTTCAGCAGAGCCAAGCAGCAAGAATCAGAAGCAAGACTTGACCTGCACCGTGAATCAAATGAAGATGGTGCCCTCGCCTGCGCCCGGAGAAGCGGAGGAAGAGGCAGAGGTGGAAGGCGGCTACACGCCGATGAAGTTCAAGATGGTGACCAACTCCGGGATATCGTGCGAGGTGGTGCAGCTGAACGGGTCCGTCTTCTGCGAGGTGTGCAAGGTGAAGACCCCCGACCGTGTCACCATGATGTGCCACCTCGAGGGAAGCAAGCACATCTCCAAGCAGGCCAAGCAGAAGCAGTGCGAGGCCGTGGAACCACCGGCGGCCGTCGCTGCTGGTGGCTATGGGCCAGGATCAGAAGTGGTGCCCATGGAGACGAATGGCGTTGACGGCAGCAGCCTGCTGTGCGAGCTCTGCAACGTGAAGGTGCCGTCGGAGAGAGTCATGCAGTCTCACCTGTCCGGCAGGAAGCACACCAACAAGGCGAAGGCGGCCGCGGTTGGCGTCGGTGCATATGGCAACGGGTCAGGATCAGAAACTGTGTCCATGGAGGCCAATGGCGTGCGCCGGCTGGACGACGGCTTCCTGCTGTGTGAGCTCTGCAACGTGAAGGCCCCGTCCGAGTGTGTCATGCGGGATCACCTGTCTGGCAGGAAGCACACCAACAAACAGAAGGCCACCGCTGACGCTGGTGCAGGACAGGAGGTGAAGAAGGCTGCTGCTGCCgccaccagctcatccaaggaagcCGCCTCCATCGTCAACTCATCCAAGGGAGCCACCTCCATCGACGTCAACGGCAGCGATGACAACGTTAAGAAACCAGCAGCGGGGGAGATGGAGGTAGTTGTGTCATCGGCAAAGCCTCGAGTGGATGGTGCCGCCCGTGTCTCCTCCGTGGCGCCCATGGAAGTAAATGAACAAGCAGAGGCCGGAGACGGCACTGCCAAAGCTGATGAACAAGAGAAGGCTGATTCCGAGGAAGAGGGAGCCGTCGAGATGGACGGAGGCGCGGCGGTGACAATCGGCAGCTCATCTAAGGAAGCCGCCTCCATCGTCGTCAACGGCAGCGATGACTCCGTGAAGAAACCAGCAACGGGAGAGACGGAGGTAGTTGCGTCATCGGCAACGCCTCAAGTGGATGTCACCGCCCCGGTCTGCGCCCCTGACGCCGGAGACGGCACTGCCAAAGCTGATGAACAAGAGAAAGCCGATGCCGAGGAAGAGGAAGCCGTGGAGATGGACGGAGGCGCGGCCGTGACCGGCGAGGAGTATATCATCCAGGTGCAGGGCAAGCTGTTTGTCACGCTGCGCCAGGCGGACGGCAGCCTCTCGTGCGGGCTGTGCGGCGTGCACGGCTGCGACAAGGGCGGCATGATGGATCACCTCTACACCAGGGACCACTGGCGCAGAGCCCGTCTCGCCGAGGAGAAGAAGCCTGGATGCCCGCCTCTTTGTGGTACTGTGCCAGAGGAGGAGCCGGCATCGAATGAGGTGAAGAAAGACGGCGACGGCGTCCCAgtcaccggcggcgaggctcATGTCGACAACTGA